In the Hydractinia symbiolongicarpus strain clone_291-10 chromosome 13, HSymV2.1, whole genome shotgun sequence genome, CTACTAAAATAGTTAACAATATTCTACATCAGCATAAAATTAGAACTTAGCAAAAGTTTTTACAAGCTACAAACATTTTACTtgttaaaattctaaaaaacataTCCTGATGATTAAAGAGAAACTGGGTGGAGAATTAGTGTTAATCAAATTTcgtagattttttctttctaaatttAAAGAGACTTTTATGTTAATAAGTTCTTACAGCGCCTTAATTTTCGCATGTTTTATATGACAACAAAACTTAATATTTCTTATGACACATTAAgcaagaaaaatataaacataaacaaaagaaaaatcttatttttaccagggtattaaaaaataacaacaaacacAATCTGACAAGAATGAGGCTATCCGTTTCAAATAGATATATACTCAGGTTTTACAGTTCATTACTACTCCTTTAAAAGATATACATTTGCccaaataattatttcaatacatAAAAATATAGTAATTCGGTTAAAACTTTACGTTAAAAAGACATTTGGCATCATCTTGTTGTTCCACCTTTCGTAGAAATAGGCTTGATGTCTGCGATGACTGAATTTTAATGTTACAGCTACCAGGTAATCACTCTGATGAAGATGTTTGATTAGATTTGCTCCTTATTTTCCTGgcacctatttttaaaaatgaacttTTCGCTTTCTTCCTGAATATTTTGAGTCAGCTCGTACgctaaaaaggttttaaatagGAGCAAATTAGATAAAATCATTGATAACATCATATGAAGaatgtattttatttatctattattttgaaaaatataaaacaaaaagcatATAACTGCAAACAGTTGAAAGTTTATGTGGCTATTATGTCACATAGgcagatttattaaaaaaaaatagagatcATCAAAGTAAAATGGTGCAACTTTCCTGCATTTTCTAAACAGAATTGATAAGGTTATAGTACTGGTATGCAAGGAGTGTTAtgccgtttttaaaaaaatgttaaaatgttcCCTGAATTTGGTCTATTTTTCTGTTGGTTTTTTGAAGACTTTTTCAGATTTGTCCCAAATCAACACAAAGACAATACTTTACTCCAAGTGTTTACAAGCATTCTGTCAGAACTCTAGTGTAATTTtagctatataaaaaaataaatacactgTACTTACTCCTTGCCCTGTCTTCTCTTCCGATTTTTTTTCATAGCAATCCATTCTTTACTTTTCTTCAGAGGTTTTCCTTTTCTATCATGATTATTGTTTCTCTCTCTAAGATTGAATTACGTAATATCCACAAGAAATTAAGGTGGTAGTCCCAATAAAACAATAGGGGTCTTATGCATTGCTATTTTCCTTTATTCCccagtttttacaaaaaatacaaggattaataatttttattttaaatgacgTAAAACAAGTAACGTAGAAAATTATTTCTTCTtgttacaaacaaaaaaaaatttgtttgactctgatattttaaatgataataaataacaaacagataataaaaaactttcaagtcatttctaaaTATTATTTGTAggttaattaaataaaaaaactcctGTGAAGACATACCTTACGCCGGTGTAATTAACAGTATTGTGAGAACCTTCTGATCCAAGAccctaaaattattaaaaaaaaacgttttataattCAGAGAATCAAAAAATTGCCTTTAATACGGTAACACATGACAAAACAAGAGTATCGCATAAAAGGAAATATTTCTGGCAAACCGACAAGTATACTGATAGAAGTTATAGATAAACTATTTTCAATCACATTTGGTAAATTTCAAAAGCTACTTACCTTAGGTAAAGTGGCTGATGAAACTCCAGCGAATAAGCACAAAAACATTCTAAAAACAATTTCAAGAATTATCAACAAATACCTATACATAAATATATCCatcatttctttaaaaacactGGGTCCAGATATTATTAGCAAGAGAATGAACTtcataaaattttttagcattGGTTTTAAGAAAAATGGCTGGCTACTGCTTGTAAAAGTGTgtcattttattatatttactatctttttctgatttttattttaaatataaataaaataatttttaaacactcTTGTGTCTTGTTAAACATCTATTTGccttaaaatattaaaacaaggTCATACTTCTTTGCTCTTGTACTGTTTGGGTAATCAACAACAACACCTCCAGTAAAACCAGCTCTCATGGCTTGCGAAGTAATCAATTCAACCTATAAGTGAGAAAAGTCTATAGCATGTTGTATTGTTCAAATTCTTTGCATCTGTAGTTCTTAGAATCCAAGTTACTCCCCCTAAAACTGTTCCTTCATCTGACCATGTATGCCTCTATCACTTGCGTAAATTGAAATAATCAAACACAATTTCAGGAAGATGACAGAAGGAAGAAAAAAGTTGTGGCCATTACATACAAGAGATAAATGTATGCAAAGTcaacaaaaaggaaaattaCGTCGATTGAATTCCCAGAATATATATGTTTTCTAAGGTCTTggaattaaaacattttcttaactaTGTGTTACAATGTGTTTTGTATTAAGCTTATCACCCAGAAGAACTTAAAATCAattaaaagcaaaagaaaaatccttatgcaacaaattttaatataaaataccTGTGCATAGagttgcaaaaaaatataaacacaacTTCTTTTCAGTATAATCAAATCTCCaatatgtcttttttatatataaatcacTATACTTTgtaataaaaaggaaaaatagtgttttgttttttaaactttttaggtTTGATAAACAATATTGTAAAAACTTATTGTAAAAATACCTGATCTGGGTTTTgtggataaaattgaaaaacagcTTTTCCACCACGAatctaacaaaaaaaatgttcacaACAATATTAAAACTGGCATAGCATTTACCTGTTTTGTTAGCCAAATAATCGTGAAAGACTTAAACAAGTCAACAAATATAACTCAACTATTTTAAAACTACTCACCAATGAAGTGTAGAGGGAGCTAAAAAATTGATGGAGTCTTTTCACTGGATTGTGCCACTTTTTGTCAGCATTACAAAGCCACTGCAATGCAGAAATGCTGAAATGGCAAGCAGTGTAAGttgtaaatgattttaaaagcttttttattCGAACACACATTATACAGTTGTTTAATGGGACATACAGTGTTGAGATTGTGACAAGTTTCACAGTTGCATTTAAATGCATCACACCCAACTGACAGAGCAATATTTTGGCAGTCCAAGAAAATCCaagtaaaaaagttatttattaaatgtttttattccaCGCTAAGTACTTTAAAAGCCATATCACACTTCAACTTGATAATATCATAAACACAAAGCTGTTCAGACAGTTACAAAATTTAAGCAAGGTacacacaaaaatttattttctattaAGCGAAACGTTTGTTTCACTCACCcagcaaaaaataacaaaagctaaaaaaatcaattgACCAATTTAATCTTAGTATTATAAACAAGCAAATAAAGTTCTGTGATGCTTTTTTCATTTAACTACAgtaatagaaaaaatataatgaaacagTAAGGCTGATCTTGAATTTTTAACCAGCATGTGATCAAATTAGtcgattttatatatattctattGAATTATAGCTAAAAGTAGATCTGTTATAATAACCTTATACAACCATCAAATGTTCCAGGTCGAAATGGAACACCCATTCCAGCATCCAATTCCAATAAATCACCTTCAACTTCCCGTTCAACTGCAATATCTAAAGCAGAATTTTGATGCAAAGAGTCAAAAATAATTTGTCAACTgccaagttttttgttttatatttttattttaggaatTAAAGGCATCTGTTTCAAAAGTTTAAGTTTCAAAGTTTGTAATGAcggaataatattaataatgaatgataaatttttaatataattaaaaGAAGTCATACCAAGCATAGAAGAACTTATATCAAAACCAATCCAGTGATGTCCATGCTCTGTTAAGACTTCACCACTCAGCCCTGAGCCGCATCTAAATCCAGTTATACAAAAAATGTGCAATATTATCACTGATTTTGGGTCATGAAAAACAATCCCCTCTACATATAAGGCTCAAAAATTATTCATAAGTTATTTTGGTGGGTTTTTAGCAGCCCATAGCCTGAGGCACCATTATAGTCAAATGACTTTTCCTTCAAATTCAATAGTACACATCACATACTAATTAAAGAAGAAACTTGTTCCAACATTAAGGCGCATTTACCTATATGTGAATACATTTGAAAACACTTTCATCTGATCTGAAATTTTTGAATATTATTAATTGGTGATAATTAAACTGTGAGCCTTAAAATTGTGGATTTTTTCTTGAGTGGTATTAcaatatatcttaaaaataaagttaaaaaaaaatcactatcagAAGATGCCCTAATCGACTCACTcttagaaaaattaaatttagaagACATACCACATGTTAGTGATAAAAacgtaaaaattgtaaaaagggTCTAAACATTCTCAATTGATTTGAGAAAGGTGTTCAATGCCACCTTTTATGGTAAAACCATGCAACATATAAAGATTAGAACTAGCTGTTTTCTCCTTGCTTGGAAAAGCCATAAAACTCTGAATCCTAGTGCTGTGTTTAAATGATAATGCAATACGTACTAAGTTTTGATAACTTTAGTGTACTCTTCACTGTGAATACTAATTTTAATGTAAAACTGAAAGAGAGATTGTTAATATGTTGATTTGTTTTGAACTATGTACTTTATTTATTTGCCTCAAGAAAAAGAGCTGTTGTTTTTGGATCTAACCTTTTATGGCTGGATTTAAAATCTTTGGCAAAacaatattgaatttgaaactaATTGactaaatttgcaaaaaaaatcacTAGTTCCtgacaacataaaaacaaacttaaaatccaaataatgctttaaaaaatcaaagaaagttttaaaatataaatttaattacACAACTTAAATCAAAATATAGAGAagcaaataaaaacatacaTACCCAATGTCCAATAAAAAGCAATCCTGATCATCGGGCAATGCCAAAAGTTCCAAAGCTCTTTCAGTCATTTGATTTTGGATATCAATCATACGTGTACTGtgcgaaaaagaaaaagaatataaaactaGTTGGGtgaagtagaaaaaaaattttttattgcatGTGAAACGTAACTTAATAATGTCGTAAAGTTGTGTCAGATGTTGTGTGGAagcttattttatttgtttaagtCTACTGTTCATATTACATGTTTATGCGGTGAAATCCCTAACCCAGTGATCAAAATCAGTAATTCAAAGTActttatgaattttttaaaagttagaaataaaatacataatttattggtgaaaaatacGAAATAACTGAAAATACTATAAAAGGGGTTAACGAAAAGCATAGAGCGTTCCTTTTAAAATAGCTAATAATATATGTTGTctttaaagaaagatttttttgctcCTAGTTAATTGGATAATGGTATGCAGCAGATAAATTATCGTTTTTGTTGAAACATATAAACTTTCCTATTTTTAATTTGAGCGCAACTTTTTGAAACCACAAAGCATAACTTACATTAAATTAGTGGCATATAGCACAACAGTTTTCACGGCTGTAGCGTTGAGTTAAATGCTCAATTAATTTTATCACAGTAATGTCTCATTCATTgtacaaataaaagaataacaaCTAACTTTGATGTATATTTCCTTGCTTCCTCATCATTGTAAAACTATGAAGTACAAATTGACATATGAAGTAATgcccaattaaaaatttattttataatagAAAATAAATCAGTAACTTACTATTTCTGGAGGAGCTTGAATTTCAGGCCTTTTCGCACTCATGAtgttatttctattttaaaGAATGTTTGACTAAATTATTTTATGCAGTTCAGGAAACAGAATTACTTAACACAACTAAGTAtactttaaaatgttaaaagtttttgtatatatgtttttattgaaacaacCTACAGTACAgtagcacaatttttttttaaaaaaaatcagagcTTCTGCAAACATGCAGTCATGCTAACATATAGATCAATAAAActtattgtttaaatacttatgACTTACATGACCCAACCTATAAATACCCATAGCGTAAATCTACAAAAACTCAAAGTTATATATACATGAGTTACAAAAATAAGATACAAAGCTTTCTCAATTGTTGTTTTGTTCTGTAACTTGAAATGCAGTATCATcgctatattttttcttttactttatgTTTAGTGAAAACAAATTGAGTCACTCATACTTTCATGCCAAAAACTTTTATAAAGAATACAATTTAAGACAGTTTCCctttttatgtaattttaccTGAAATGTAAGTACCCCGAGGTGATACTGAACTTTTGGAGAAAAAAATTTGTGAATcaaaaatctatatttttattagTCATAAGACTGGGAATATTTACTATACTTTTctggaatatatatatttgataaaaaGAACATTTCAGAAGTTAAAAGGAAATTAAGCATGTTAACATATGACATATACATTGATGTAATTATAAGCAATAAATAATCCAGTAATGGATATataacctatatatatatatatgtggtgGGTTACTGTATAATGTAAATAACAACTAGGAATTCAAATGAACATTCTTTAGCTTTATCAATactacaaacaaacaacaacactcCTGCTAAACGTTGAATTTCTGTCTGCTTGCAAGTCAACTTAAATGCTCTTgaacaaagttaacaaaaaacggCCTGGAAACAGTGCCACcaaacttctttaaaattttgaaaatataaaaaatgtttatattttttattatatatggcTTTGCAAACTTTTGTCCAACCCCTTGACCTAACGTcaccaaaaatataaaaaattttttcttgaaagGTCCTTCAGCATCATACAATGTCAATATGTAGAGGACATAACATTATAGCAACTACTTCACATATTTGTCCATAAATCTTTTATGAAACTCAGAtcgaattgtgtcatttataaaacctttatttttgtttgtgtcATCATCTTttgcacaatttttaaacacaaCATCATCATCCCATCTACGATTAACACGAAAGTCGGAGGGCTGTTTATTGAGCAAAGGATTACCAGATAGCAGGTTTTCAGTTCGAATTCTTTCCTCTTCTTGGcgtttttcttgttcttttttcataatttcttcagcacgatctctttttattctttgcaaTTCAGCTAGAAGCTCAGCagtatcatcttcatcatcactGTCATCCGaatcttcatcatcatcatcaacagCATCATCAGCATCAAGCTCAGTTGTTGATTTTGGTTCAATTCTTGCCCTCTTAGAAGATGAATGACTGTCTCCTCCAGTTGACCTTTTACTTCTATCGCGAATGTTCTTCTCCCTTTCAATTAAATCTCTTTTGAAGTCACGGCCTCGTAATTCTTCAGTAGTATTTTGACCAGTTTGTCTCGTTTTTATTTTCGTGTGTGATGGCAGATCTCTACTTGAGTACTGTTTAGAAAGAACTGACAAATTACCTTCACCTCTTTGCGTGCCTCCTCTTGCAGTATCAAAGGTTGGTCTTGCAGCAGTCgtcattgttaaaagatatATATATGTCCTTAAAATTTAATCAAAATAGTTCACAAATTCGCAAAGCGCAAACAATAAAAACAGTACGCACTTCTTAGTTTACCATTTTTAAATGTTCGAAGGAAACAAAATCACGGAAAACGAATATGACGTAAAACATTGTTTCGTGTGTGTTTTCACATGGCATCATAACATTGCCCATTCACCGCGAAAAGAATCGTCATTCACCTTCCCTGGTTGTTGTTGGTTGTTGGATTGAGTGACATTTAACTGGCTTATTTTATTTGATGAGATAGTAGTTAGTAGCTAAATGGCTAATACTAGGTCACAGTAGCTCAATTCTTTTCTTAGCAATAACACTCCTTTTCCAGTCAGGAAAAATTGCGAATTGAGGATGAATCAATATTAAGAAAATAAAtcttttataataatacagaaacTGTGTGGTGTCTATccataacaggcaaagtggatgtgttcattttcctttgatgttgccgtaaaagtgcatgtctaatatgtaaAATTTCCTGACGTTATGGTGTGACGTCAATAACacaactttaacgtcaatatcttattaTCAATTAATTGCAACCatttacagtgcacctaaaactttgaggccaaataacttggaaacgaggtggtaacatcaatgatttttcacctcgtgggtaactagggacatctaggaccaatttgggtaattttccaaaacttggatccccaaatccgttttggaatggacaggttgatgacgtcatcaaaaaaccttcaagcctgaatatctctgcaactgtttctcaaaagtgcatgatcctatacattttcttgatcagcgtatcaagatctatacaatgaaggcaacaaGTATACCAATttcctaaaaaagaaattttggttTTTGACGGAccaatgctgacatcagcaaaatttttaaacccttatatctctaaccgctcatcaaaggcacatgatcatatacattttttcatcagtgtttcaagttttacacattacaggcaaagaataaactaaatttcccATTTTTTTATCTGAACTGCTGACATAAGctaaacatctaaaacaacctatttttccattgccttTATgtttaagtggatttctccatggACCTTATCAACTAGTCTCTACAATAAAACAGAAactgtgtctgtctgtttgtaacaagcaaagtggatgtgttcatttgcctttgatgtagccggaaaagttatgtctcaaatgttaaattttcaacGATT is a window encoding:
- the LOC130623425 gene encoding probable 18S rRNA (guanine-N(7))-methyltransferase, whose translation is MSAKRPEIQAPPEIFYNDEEARKYTSNTRMIDIQNQMTERALELLALPDDQDCFLLDIGCGSGLSGEVLTEHGHHWIGFDISSSMLDIAVEREVEGDLLELDAGMGVPFRPGTFDGCISISALQWLCNADKKWHNPVKRLHQFFSSLYTSLIRGGKAVFQFYPQNPDQVELITSQAMRAGFTGGVVVDYPNSTRAKKMFLCLFAGVSSATLPKGLGSEGSHNTVNYTGVRERNNNHDRKGKPLKKSKEWIAMKKNRKRRQGKDVRADSKYSGRKRKVHF
- the LOC130623428 gene encoding spliceosome-associated protein CWC15 homolog produces the protein MTTAARPTFDTARGGTQRGEGNLSVLSKQYSSRDLPSHTKIKTRQTGQNTTEELRGRDFKRDLIEREKNIRDRSKRSTGGDSHSSSKRARIEPKSTTELDADDAVDDDDEDSDDSDDEDDTAELLAELQRIKRDRAEEIMKKEQEKRQEEERIRTENLLSGNPLLNKQPSDFRVNRRWDDDVVFKNCAKDDDTNKNKGFINDTIRSEFHKRFMDKYVK